In one Streptomyces sp. NBC_01241 genomic region, the following are encoded:
- a CDS encoding NAD(P)/FAD-dependent oxidoreductase has product MARPRILVVGAGFAGVECVRRLERGLIPGEAEIALVAPFSYQLYLPLLPQVAAGVLTPQSVAVSLRRSRKHRTRIIPGGSIGVDPKAKICVIRKITDEIVYTPYDYLVLSPGSVTRTFDIPGLVDHARGMKTLAEAAYVRDHVIAQLDLADASHDENERASRLQFVVVGGGYAGTETAACLQRLTTNALRQYPRLDPKLIKWHLIDIAPKLMPELGDKLGRSALEVLRGRGIEVSLGVSIAEAGPEKVTFTDGRVVPCRTLIWTAGVAASPLVSTFDAETVRGRLAVTPEMVLPGFDGIFALGDAAAVPDLSKGDGAVCPPTAQHATRQGRRLADNLIATLRHQPLKPYVHKDLGLVVDLGGKDAVSKPVGFEMHGIAAQAVARGYHWSALRTNVAKVRVMTNWMLNAVAGDDFVRTGFQARNPAKLRDFEYTDSYLTPAQVRQHTASLHTGT; this is encoded by the coding sequence GTGGCACGACCCAGGATTCTCGTTGTCGGCGCCGGATTCGCGGGGGTGGAATGCGTACGCCGCCTGGAGCGCGGGCTCATCCCCGGCGAGGCGGAGATCGCGCTCGTCGCCCCGTTCTCGTACCAGCTCTATCTGCCCCTGCTGCCCCAGGTGGCGGCAGGAGTCCTCACCCCGCAGTCGGTCGCGGTGTCGCTGCGCCGCAGCCGCAAGCACCGCACCCGGATCATCCCGGGCGGGTCCATCGGAGTGGACCCGAAGGCGAAGATCTGCGTCATTCGCAAGATCACCGACGAGATCGTCTACACGCCGTACGACTACCTCGTCCTCAGCCCCGGGAGCGTCACCCGTACCTTCGACATCCCCGGCCTGGTCGACCACGCCCGCGGCATGAAGACGCTCGCCGAGGCGGCGTACGTACGAGACCATGTGATCGCGCAGCTCGACCTCGCGGACGCCAGCCACGACGAGAACGAGCGGGCCTCGCGCCTGCAGTTCGTGGTCGTCGGCGGTGGCTACGCCGGCACCGAGACGGCCGCCTGTCTGCAGCGCCTCACCACGAACGCGCTCAGACAGTACCCGCGGCTCGACCCGAAGCTGATCAAGTGGCATCTCATCGACATCGCCCCGAAGCTGATGCCCGAACTCGGGGACAAGCTCGGCCGGAGCGCCCTGGAGGTGCTGCGCGGACGCGGCATCGAGGTGTCGCTCGGGGTGTCCATCGCCGAGGCCGGACCGGAGAAGGTGACCTTCACCGACGGCCGGGTCGTGCCCTGCCGCACCCTGATCTGGACGGCGGGAGTCGCCGCGAGCCCGCTGGTCTCCACCTTCGACGCGGAGACGGTACGCGGCCGGCTGGCCGTGACGCCCGAGATGGTCCTGCCGGGCTTCGACGGCATCTTCGCGCTCGGTGACGCCGCGGCCGTACCGGACCTGAGCAAGGGCGACGGGGCGGTCTGCCCGCCCACCGCGCAGCACGCCACGCGCCAGGGCCGCAGGCTCGCCGACAACCTCATCGCCACGCTGCGGCACCAGCCGCTGAAGCCGTACGTCCACAAGGACCTCGGCCTGGTCGTGGACCTCGGCGGCAAGGACGCGGTCTCCAAGCCGGTCGGTTTCGAAATGCACGGAATCGCCGCCCAGGCCGTCGCCCGCGGCTACCACTGGTCGGCGCTGCGCACCAATGTGGCCAAGGTGCGGGTGATGACCAACTGGATGCTCAACGCCGTCGCGGGCGACGACTTCGTACGCACCGGTTTCCAGGCCCGGAATCCGGCCAAGCTCCGTGACTTCGAGTACACGGACTCCTACCTCACCCCGGCACAGGTCCGCCAGCACACCGCCTCGCTGCACACCGGCACCTGA
- a CDS encoding aldo/keto reductase family protein → MEFRRLGRSGLTISEIAYGNWLTHGSQVEEDAAIACIRAALDAGITTFDTADVYAETRAEAVLGRALRNERREGLEVFTKVYFPTGPGHNDRGLGRKHIMESIDNSLRRLQTDYVDLYQAHRYDHSTPLEETMEAFADVVRSGKALYIGVSEWTADQLRDGHTLARELHVPMVSNQPQYSALWRVIESEVVPASEELGIGQIVWSPVAQGALTGKYKPGAPLPAGSRATDDKGGASMVAGWLRDDVLERVQQLRPLADQAGLSLAQLAVAWVLQNPNVSAAIIGASRPEQVTENVGAAGVTLDAELLKSIDDILEPVAERDPGLTAGHEGNG, encoded by the coding sequence ATGGAATTCCGCCGACTCGGCCGCAGCGGCCTGACCATCAGTGAGATCGCCTACGGAAACTGGCTCACCCACGGCTCCCAGGTGGAGGAGGACGCGGCGATCGCCTGTATCCGTGCGGCACTCGATGCCGGGATCACCACCTTCGACACGGCGGACGTCTATGCGGAGACCCGGGCCGAAGCCGTCCTGGGCCGGGCTCTCAGGAACGAGCGCCGCGAGGGACTGGAGGTGTTCACCAAGGTGTACTTCCCGACCGGTCCCGGACACAACGACCGGGGACTCGGCCGCAAGCACATCATGGAGTCCATCGACAACTCGCTGCGCCGCCTGCAGACGGATTACGTGGACCTGTACCAGGCACACCGTTACGACCACTCGACGCCGCTGGAAGAGACCATGGAGGCGTTCGCCGACGTCGTCCGCTCCGGCAAGGCCCTGTACATCGGCGTTTCGGAATGGACGGCCGACCAGCTCCGGGACGGCCACACGCTGGCCCGCGAGCTGCACGTCCCGATGGTTTCCAACCAGCCGCAGTACTCGGCGCTGTGGCGGGTCATCGAGAGCGAAGTGGTGCCCGCGTCGGAGGAGCTGGGCATCGGTCAGATCGTCTGGTCGCCGGTGGCGCAGGGCGCCCTCACGGGCAAGTACAAGCCCGGCGCGCCGCTTCCGGCGGGCTCCCGGGCCACGGACGACAAGGGCGGCGCGAGCATGGTCGCCGGCTGGCTCCGCGACGACGTGCTGGAGCGCGTGCAGCAGTTGCGGCCGCTCGCCGACCAGGCCGGTCTGAGTCTCGCCCAGCTCGCGGTCGCCTGGGTGCTGCAGAATCCCAACGTATCCGCCGCGATCATCGGCGCCTCCCGGCCCGAGCAGGTGACGGAGAACGTCGGGGCGGCGGGTGTGACACTCGACGCGGAGCTGCTGAAGAGCATCGACGACATCCTTGAGCCGGTGGCGGAACGGGACCCGGGGCTGACGGCCGGGCACGAGGGCAACGGCTGA
- a CDS encoding glucose 1-dehydrogenase, with protein MPAGKNAVVTGGSRGIGRAIVERLCRDGAHVVFNYATSDEAAEEVVRTVRDNGGTATAIRLDLADPDGARQLMEAAEERLDGLDILVNNAALCLPPALIADTDPEVFDKVMTVNTRAVFMTIRHAAVRMRDGGRIVNISTANTVRPGPGISAYAASKGAVEQLTAIAARELGARGITVNTVSPGATDTELLRGTNPPEALEAVAGTTPLGRLGEPADVADVVAFLAGHDGRWITGQNVRATGGLV; from the coding sequence GTGCCGGCAGGCAAGAACGCGGTGGTCACCGGAGGATCGCGGGGTATCGGCCGCGCGATCGTCGAGCGCCTGTGCCGCGACGGGGCGCACGTGGTCTTCAACTACGCCACCAGCGACGAAGCGGCCGAGGAGGTCGTTCGCACGGTGCGGGACAACGGCGGTACGGCCACGGCCATCCGTCTCGACCTCGCGGACCCGGACGGGGCCCGGCAGCTGATGGAAGCCGCCGAGGAGCGGCTGGACGGACTCGACATCCTGGTCAACAACGCCGCACTGTGTCTCCCCCCGGCCCTCATCGCGGACACCGACCCGGAGGTGTTCGACAAGGTGATGACGGTCAACACCAGAGCGGTCTTCATGACGATCCGTCACGCGGCTGTGCGGATGCGCGACGGCGGCCGCATCGTGAACATCTCCACCGCGAACACCGTGCGGCCGGGCCCCGGCATCTCCGCGTACGCCGCCAGCAAGGGTGCCGTCGAGCAGCTCACCGCCATCGCCGCCCGCGAACTCGGAGCACGCGGGATCACGGTCAACACCGTCTCGCCCGGCGCGACCGACACCGAGCTGCTGCGCGGCACCAATCCGCCGGAGGCGCTCGAAGCAGTCGCCGGTACGACCCCCCTCGGCCGACTGGGCGAACCCGCGGACGTGGCCGATGTGGTTGCCTTCCTGGCCGGCCACGACGGCCGGTGGATCACCGGCCAGAACGTGCGCGCGACGGGCGGGCTGGTCTGA
- a CDS encoding glutathione S-transferase family protein: MKESEPSETTGTGTTGTGTTGTTGTDTTGTENGIEPDGNAAYGHKAFKRSRSHFADRITADGRDGWPVEAGRYRLVVSRACPWASRALVSRRLLGLEGALSLAVTDPIQDDRSWRFTLDEGGRDPVLGIRYLSEAYDARERDYPGGVSVPAIVDVPSGRLVTNDFQQITLDFATEWTALHRPGAPDLYPEALRDEIDEVMEGIYRDVNNGVYRAGFAAEQSDYVAAYEDVFRRLDLVSERLADRRYLVGETLTEADIRLFTTLVRFDAVYHGHFKCNRSKLAEDRVLWAYARDLYQTPGFGDTVDFRHIKQHYYRVHTGINPTGIVPVGPELSGWLTPHHREELGGRPFGGGTPPGRVPPGEEVPPSGRP, translated from the coding sequence ATGAAGGAGAGCGAGCCGAGCGAAACCACCGGCACAGGCACCACCGGCACAGGCACCACGGGCACCACCGGCACGGACACCACTGGCACAGAGAACGGTATCGAGCCCGACGGCAACGCGGCGTACGGGCACAAGGCCTTCAAACGTTCCCGGAGCCACTTCGCCGACCGGATCACCGCCGACGGCCGCGACGGCTGGCCCGTCGAGGCCGGCCGCTACCGGCTGGTCGTCAGCCGCGCCTGCCCGTGGGCGAGCCGCGCACTCGTGTCCCGGCGGCTCCTTGGGCTGGAAGGAGCGCTCTCGCTGGCCGTCACCGATCCGATCCAGGACGACCGCAGCTGGCGCTTCACCCTGGACGAGGGCGGCCGGGACCCGGTGCTCGGCATCAGATACCTCAGCGAGGCGTACGACGCGCGGGAACGGGACTACCCCGGCGGCGTCAGTGTGCCCGCGATCGTCGACGTACCCAGCGGCAGACTCGTCACCAACGACTTCCAGCAGATCACGCTGGACTTCGCGACCGAGTGGACCGCGCTGCACCGGCCCGGCGCCCCCGATCTGTATCCCGAAGCCCTGCGTGACGAGATCGACGAGGTCATGGAGGGCATCTACCGTGATGTGAACAACGGGGTGTACCGCGCGGGCTTCGCGGCGGAGCAGTCCGACTACGTAGCCGCGTACGAGGATGTGTTCCGCCGCCTGGACCTGGTGTCCGAGCGTCTCGCGGACCGGCGCTACCTCGTCGGCGAAACCCTCACCGAGGCGGACATCAGGCTGTTCACCACGCTGGTGCGCTTCGACGCCGTCTACCACGGACACTTCAAGTGCAACCGCTCGAAACTGGCCGAGGACCGGGTCCTGTGGGCGTACGCCAGGGACCTGTACCAGACCCCCGGATTCGGTGACACGGTCGACTTCCGCCACATCAAGCAGCACTACTACCGGGTCCACACCGGCATCAACCCCACCGGCATCGTGCCCGTCGGCCCCGAGCTGTCCGGCTGGCTGACCCCGCACCACCGGGAAGAGCTGGGCGGACGCCCGTTCGGCGGCGGCACCCCGCCCGGGCGGGTGCCGCCCGGCGAGGAGGTCCCGCCGTCGGGGCGTCCCTGA
- the ctaD gene encoding aa3-type cytochrome oxidase subunit I — protein sequence MTTTGTTGAADEEETYANEIPVRARQPGNVVIKWLTTTDHKTIGTLYLVTSFAFFVVGGVLALVMRAELARPGIQIISTEQFNQAFTIHGTIMLLMFATPLFAGFTNWIMPLQIGAPDVAFPRLNMFAYWAYLFGSIIVVAGFLTPQGAADFGWFAYSPLTDAVRSPGIGSDMWIMGLAFSGFGTILGSVNFITTIICMRAPGMTMFRMPIFVWNVLLTAVLVLLAFPVLAAALLVLEADRKFGAHVFDPANGGALLWQHLFWFFGHPEVYIIALPFFGIVTEILPVFSRKPVFGYLGLIGATISIAGLSATVWAHHMFVTGGVLLPFFSFMSFLIAVPTGVKFFNWTGTMWKGSLSFETPMLWSIGFLVTFLFGGLTGVLLASPPLDFHVSDSYFVVAHFHYVVFGTVVFAMFAGFHFWWPKFTGKMLDERLGKITFWTLFVGFHGTFLVQHWLGVEGMPRRYADYLAADGFTALNTISTISSFLLGLSMLPFFYNVWKTAKYGKKIEVDDPWGYGRSLEWATSCPPPRHNFLTLPRIRSESPAFDLHHPTVRAIDEAVHRDRQA from the coding sequence GTGACGACGACGGGCACAACAGGGGCAGCCGACGAAGAGGAGACGTACGCGAACGAGATTCCGGTTCGCGCCAGGCAACCGGGCAACGTCGTCATCAAGTGGCTGACCACCACGGACCACAAGACGATCGGCACGCTCTACCTCGTCACGTCGTTCGCCTTCTTCGTCGTCGGTGGTGTGCTGGCATTGGTCATGCGCGCCGAGCTGGCCCGTCCCGGGATCCAGATCATTTCGACCGAGCAGTTCAACCAGGCGTTCACGATCCACGGCACGATCATGCTGCTGATGTTCGCCACCCCGCTGTTCGCGGGCTTCACGAACTGGATCATGCCGCTGCAGATCGGCGCCCCCGATGTGGCGTTCCCGCGGCTGAACATGTTCGCCTACTGGGCGTATCTCTTCGGCTCGATCATCGTCGTGGCCGGATTCCTCACCCCGCAGGGCGCGGCCGACTTCGGCTGGTTCGCCTACTCCCCGCTGACCGACGCGGTCCGCTCCCCGGGCATCGGCAGCGACATGTGGATCATGGGTCTGGCCTTCTCCGGCTTCGGCACGATCCTCGGTTCGGTCAACTTCATCACCACGATCATCTGCATGCGCGCCCCCGGCATGACGATGTTCCGCATGCCGATCTTCGTCTGGAACGTCCTGCTGACCGCCGTACTGGTCCTGCTGGCGTTCCCGGTCCTCGCGGCGGCCCTGCTGGTGCTGGAGGCGGACCGCAAGTTCGGTGCGCACGTCTTCGACCCGGCCAACGGCGGCGCGCTGCTCTGGCAGCACCTCTTCTGGTTCTTCGGCCACCCGGAGGTGTACATCATCGCTCTGCCGTTCTTCGGGATCGTCACCGAGATCCTTCCGGTCTTCAGCCGCAAGCCGGTCTTCGGCTATCTCGGTCTGATCGGGGCGACGATCTCCATCGCGGGTCTCTCGGCGACCGTGTGGGCGCACCACATGTTCGTCACCGGCGGTGTGCTGTTGCCGTTCTTCTCGTTCATGAGCTTCCTCATCGCGGTGCCCACCGGGGTGAAGTTCTTCAACTGGACCGGCACGATGTGGAAGGGGTCGTTGTCCTTCGAGACGCCGATGCTCTGGTCGATCGGCTTCCTGGTCACCTTCCTCTTCGGCGGTCTGACCGGTGTGCTCCTGGCGTCGCCCCCGCTGGACTTCCACGTCTCGGACTCGTACTTCGTCGTCGCGCATTTCCACTACGTCGTCTTCGGCACCGTGGTCTTCGCGATGTTCGCGGGGTTCCACTTCTGGTGGCCGAAGTTCACCGGCAAGATGCTGGACGAGCGGCTCGGCAAGATCACGTTCTGGACGCTGTTCGTGGGCTTCCACGGCACGTTCCTGGTGCAGCACTGGCTGGGTGTGGAGGGCATGCCGCGTCGTTACGCGGACTACCTCGCCGCGGACGGCTTCACCGCGCTGAACACGATCTCGACGATCTCCTCGTTCCTGCTCGGCCTGTCGATGCTGCCGTTCTTCTACAACGTGTGGAAGACCGCCAAGTACGGCAAGAAGATCGAGGTCGACGACCCGTGGGGCTACGGCCGTTCGCTGGAGTGGGCGACGTCCTGCCCGCCGCCGCGGCACAACTTCCTCACCCTGCCGCGGATCCGTTCCGAATCCCCGGCGTTCGACCTGCACCATCCCACGGTGCGTGCCATCGACGAAGCCGTCCACCGTGACCGGCAGGCGTGA
- a CDS encoding NADP-dependent isocitrate dehydrogenase: MTDSTIIYTHTDEAPALATYSFLPVVQAYASTAGVNVESRDISLAGRIIAGFPERLQESQRIDDALAELGALAKTPEANIIKLPNISASIPQLKAAIAELQAQGYALPDYPDDPQTDEDKDVRARYDKVKGSAVNPVLREGNSDRRAPASVKNYAKTHPHRMGKWSADSKTNVATMGVDDFRSTEKSTVITEAGSLRIELAGDDGSTTVLRESVPVLAGEVVDAAVMRVAALREFFTAQVARAKAEGVLFSVHLKATMMKVSDPIIFGHVVRAFFPNTFAKYGQVLAAAGLSPNDGLGGILKGLDSVPHVGAEIKASFEAELAEGPALAMVDSDKGITNLHVPSDVIVDASMPAMIRTSGHMWGPDGKEADTLAVLPDSSYAGVYQVVIDDCRAHGAFDPSTMGSVPNVGLMAQKAEEYGSHDKTFEVPTTGTVRVVDGSGNVVLEQAVGAGDIFRMCQAKDLPIQDWVKLAVTRARATGVPAVFWLDEDRAHDAQLIAKVKTYLADHDTEGLQIEIMSPVKATAFSLERIRRGEDTISVTGNVLRDYLTDLFPILELGTSAKMLSVVPLMNGGGLFETGAGGSAPKHVQQLVKENYLRWDSLGEFFALAASFEHLAKTTGNARAQVLADTLDRATGTFLNEDKSPSRKLGGIDNRGSHFYLALYWAQELAAQTDDAQLAQAFAGLAKTLGEQEQTIVDELIAVQGSPVDIGGYYQPDPAKASAVMRPSATFTQAIAGLS; the protein is encoded by the coding sequence GTGACTGACTCGACCATCATCTATACACACACCGACGAGGCCCCGGCCCTGGCGACGTATTCGTTCTTGCCCGTCGTCCAGGCCTACGCCTCCACGGCCGGGGTCAATGTCGAGAGCCGTGACATCTCGCTGGCCGGCCGCATCATCGCCGGCTTCCCCGAGCGTCTCCAGGAGAGCCAGCGCATCGACGACGCGCTCGCCGAGCTCGGTGCGCTGGCCAAGACGCCCGAGGCCAACATCATCAAGCTGCCGAACATCTCGGCCTCGATCCCGCAGCTGAAGGCTGCCATCGCCGAGCTCCAGGCGCAGGGCTACGCGCTTCCGGACTACCCGGACGACCCGCAGACCGATGAGGACAAGGACGTCCGCGCGCGCTACGACAAGGTCAAGGGCAGCGCGGTGAACCCCGTGCTGCGCGAGGGCAACTCCGACCGCCGTGCCCCCGCCTCGGTCAAGAACTACGCCAAGACGCACCCGCACCGCATGGGCAAGTGGTCCGCCGACTCGAAGACGAACGTCGCCACCATGGGCGTCGACGACTTCCGCTCCACCGAGAAGTCCACGGTCATCACCGAGGCCGGTTCGCTGCGGATCGAGCTCGCCGGTGACGACGGCAGCACCACCGTGCTCCGTGAGTCGGTGCCGGTGCTCGCGGGCGAGGTCGTCGACGCGGCGGTCATGCGCGTCGCGGCCCTGCGCGAGTTCTTCACCGCGCAGGTCGCCCGCGCCAAGGCCGAGGGCGTGCTGTTCTCCGTCCATCTCAAGGCCACGATGATGAAGGTCTCCGACCCCATCATCTTCGGCCACGTGGTCCGTGCCTTCTTCCCGAACACCTTTGCCAAGTACGGCCAGGTGCTCGCCGCGGCCGGTCTCTCCCCGAACGACGGCCTCGGCGGCATCCTCAAGGGCCTGGACTCGGTGCCGCACGTGGGCGCCGAGATCAAGGCATCCTTCGAGGCGGAGCTCGCCGAAGGCCCCGCGCTGGCCATGGTCGACTCCGACAAGGGCATCACCAACCTGCACGTACCGAGCGATGTCATCGTCGACGCCTCCATGCCGGCCATGATCCGCACCTCCGGTCACATGTGGGGCCCGGACGGCAAGGAGGCCGACACCCTCGCGGTGCTCCCCGACAGCAGCTACGCGGGTGTCTACCAGGTCGTCATCGACGACTGCCGCGCCCATGGCGCCTTCGACCCGTCGACCATGGGCTCCGTGCCGAACGTCGGCCTGATGGCGCAGAAGGCCGAGGAGTACGGCAGCCACGACAAGACCTTCGAGGTCCCCACCACCGGTACGGTGCGGGTCGTCGACGGCAGCGGCAACGTCGTGCTGGAGCAGGCCGTGGGCGCGGGCGACATCTTCCGCATGTGCCAGGCCAAGGACCTGCCGATCCAGGACTGGGTCAAGCTCGCCGTCACCCGCGCCCGTGCCACGGGCGTCCCGGCCGTGTTCTGGCTCGACGAGGACCGTGCCCACGACGCGCAGCTGATCGCCAAGGTCAAGACGTACCTCGCCGACCACGACACCGAGGGCCTGCAGATCGAGATCATGTCGCCGGTGAAGGCGACCGCGTTCTCACTGGAGCGCATCCGCCGTGGCGAGGACACGATCTCCGTCACCGGCAACGTGCTGCGTGACTACCTGACCGACCTGTTCCCGATCCTCGAACTGGGCACGAGCGCGAAGATGCTCTCCGTCGTCCCGCTCATGAACGGCGGCGGCCTGTTCGAGACCGGCGCAGGCGGTTCCGCGCCCAAGCACGTCCAGCAGCTCGTCAAGGAGAACTACCTGCGCTGGGACAGCCTGGGAGAGTTCTTCGCGCTCGCTGCCAGCTTCGAGCACCTGGCGAAGACCACGGGCAACGCGCGTGCCCAGGTCCTTGCCGACACGCTCGACCGCGCGACCGGCACCTTCCTCAACGAGGACAAGTCGCCGAGCCGCAAGCTGGGCGGCATCGACAACCGCGGCAGCCACTTCTACCTGGCCCTCTACTGGGCCCAGGAGCTGGCGGCGCAGACCGACGACGCCCAGCTGGCGCAGGCGTTCGCCGGGCTGGCGAAGACGCTGGGCGAGCAGGAGCAGACCATCGTCGACGAGTTGATCGCGGTGCAGGGCTCGCCGGTCGACATCGGCGGCTACTACCAGCCCGACCCGGCCAAGGCGTCGGCCGTCATGCGTCCGTCGGCGACGTTCACCCAGGCCATCGCCGGCCTGAGCTGA
- a CDS encoding MFS transporter yields MAESAAHRGAAGWGDHSAAGSGTPDPRRWQALTVCLIAGFMTLLDVSIVNVALPSIREGLHTSESDLQWVLSGYALAFGLFLIPAGRLGDARGRRVVFMVGLALFTLASAACGASQSSLWLVVARLAQGLAGGMISPQISALIQQMFSGHERGRAFGMFGTVVGISTAVGPLSGGLLIQAAGAQEGWRWVFYVNLPLGAVCLLLARRLLPDTPSAGRVRLRDLDPFGVLLLGAGVLTLLLPFVQAQQWPGDRKWLLIPVAAALLAAFIGWESRCGRRGTHPVVDLSLFRVRSYWLGCLLILLYFCGFTAIFFITTLYLQNGLHYSALQAGIAITPFALGSAVAAGPGGRWVGRLGRPLVVAGLITVVVGLAGTALAVHLVPGRDAGWVMAAPLLLAGLGSGLVISPNQALTLSEVPVATAGSAGGTLQTGQRVGSAIGIAAVGSVFFAQLGGDGWATAYDHGLVVAGAFIGAALVIGLADVFGERRGRSRAQRSVRIPSAGRTP; encoded by the coding sequence ATGGCAGAGAGTGCAGCTCACCGGGGTGCTGCGGGGTGGGGTGATCACTCTGCCGCAGGCTCCGGAACCCCCGACCCGCGCCGATGGCAGGCGCTCACGGTGTGTCTGATCGCGGGGTTCATGACCTTGCTGGACGTATCCATCGTCAACGTCGCCCTGCCGTCGATCAGGGAAGGGCTTCACACCTCGGAGTCCGATCTGCAATGGGTCCTCTCCGGTTACGCACTCGCCTTCGGTCTGTTCCTGATCCCCGCCGGACGGCTCGGTGACGCACGGGGACGCCGCGTGGTGTTCATGGTCGGGCTGGCCCTGTTCACCCTGGCGTCGGCGGCCTGCGGGGCTTCCCAGTCCAGTCTCTGGCTGGTCGTCGCCCGATTGGCCCAGGGCCTCGCCGGAGGCATGATCTCGCCCCAGATCTCCGCGTTGATCCAGCAGATGTTCTCCGGTCACGAGCGCGGCCGGGCCTTCGGCATGTTCGGCACGGTGGTCGGCATCTCCACCGCTGTGGGCCCGCTGTCGGGTGGGCTGCTGATCCAGGCGGCCGGGGCCCAGGAGGGCTGGCGCTGGGTGTTCTACGTCAATCTGCCGCTCGGGGCCGTCTGCCTCCTCCTCGCCCGGCGGCTGCTCCCGGACACCCCCTCGGCCGGCCGGGTGCGACTGCGCGATCTGGATCCCTTCGGGGTCCTGTTGCTCGGCGCGGGCGTACTGACGCTGCTGCTGCCGTTCGTCCAGGCGCAGCAGTGGCCGGGCGACCGGAAATGGCTGCTGATCCCGGTGGCCGCGGCACTGCTCGCCGCCTTCATCGGCTGGGAGTCCCGGTGCGGCAGGCGCGGCACACACCCCGTCGTCGACCTGTCGCTCTTCCGGGTCCGCTCCTACTGGCTCGGCTGCCTGCTGATCCTGCTGTACTTCTGCGGATTCACCGCGATCTTCTTCATCACCACGCTCTACCTGCAGAACGGACTGCACTACTCCGCCCTGCAGGCCGGGATTGCCATCACGCCCTTCGCGCTGGGTTCGGCCGTCGCGGCGGGCCCGGGCGGCCGATGGGTCGGCCGCCTGGGACGCCCCCTCGTCGTGGCCGGGCTGATCACGGTGGTCGTGGGGCTGGCGGGCACCGCGCTCGCCGTGCACCTGGTACCGGGGCGGGACGCGGGGTGGGTGATGGCAGCCCCGCTGCTGCTGGCGGGTCTGGGCAGTGGCCTGGTCATTTCCCCGAACCAGGCGCTGACCCTCTCCGAGGTGCCGGTGGCCACGGCCGGGAGCGCCGGCGGCACCCTCCAGACCGGCCAGCGCGTCGGTTCGGCGATCGGTATCGCGGCGGTCGGCTCGGTGTTCTTCGCCCAGCTCGGCGGCGACGGGTGGGCCACCGCGTACGACCACGGACTTGTCGTCGCGGGAGCCTTCATCGGGGCCGCGCTGGTCATAGGGCTGGCAGACGTGTTCGGGGAACGCCGGGGCAGGAGCCGTGCACAACGATCCGTCCGTATTCCATCGGCAGGGAGAACGCCATGA